The stretch of DNA GTGATTCCGATCGGTGTCGCCTATGGTTCAGATGTCGAGAAAACCGAAGATCTACTTTATGAGGCCGCACAAGCCCACCCACTAGTGTTAAATGAGCCGCCACCTTCAGTTTATTTTCTCGCCTTTGGTGCCAGCAGTTTAGACTTTGAATTACGCATTCACATTAATTCGATAGACCACCGCCTTTCAACCATTCATCTGATCAACAAAAAAATCGATGAATTGTTTAAGCAAAATGGTATCGAAATAGCCTTTCCACAAATGGATGTTCATGTTCGAGATTGGCCAAATGGAACCGCACCGGATTAATGCGGTTCCTAATTTTTGCGGACTATTGATCGGGAAATTTATTGCGGAATCTCTAATACGATTTTACCCACATGGCTTTTTTGCTCAAAAGCATGCTGGGCTTGATTGATCTGCTGTAATGGAAAAACTTCTGCAACCAAAGGTTTGATAGCACCTTGTTCGATACGTTTTACTAAATTTGCAAACACTTGTGGCTCTAACACAGTGCAGCCAAACAAGCTCAAATCTTTCAGATACAACGTACGTACATCAAGTTCAACCATCGCACCGCCAATCGCTCCTGAGACTGCATAGCGCCCTTTAGGCTTAAGTACTTCTAACAATATTGGCCATTGAGGGCCAGCAACCAAATCAATCACAACATCGACGCTGTTTTTGCCAAGCTGATGACCTAAATCTGCACTGCGCTCGACCACTTCATCCGCGCCAATTGATCTCAGTAATTCCATTTTTGATTCACTGGTTTGAGCAATCACTTTTGCGCCACGCGCTTTTGCTAATTGTACTGCAGCGGAGCCAACGCCCCCAGATGCACCAGTCACCAACACCGTGTCTTTGTCCGTCACATTGGCACGAGTCAGCATATTTTCAGCGGTTGAATATGAACAAGGAAAAGTCGCCAACTCAGTTGCTGTCAACGACGTTTGAATAGGATACGCATGTTGCTCTGAGACTAACGTAAATTGGGCAAAACCACCGTTACATTCAGAGCCGAAATACCATGGATTTTCAAGCGGCTCACCATTGACGAACTGCAAGCTCGGTTCAATCAATACACGCTCACCAATGCGCTTTGGATTCACTTGCTCGCCGACAGCGACAATAATGCCACACACATCTGCGCCTTGAATTAGTGGCAACTCCAGCGCCTTGCCTGACCAACTCGCGTCTTCACTGTCATTGTTACCTTTTGAATACCAGGCTGTGCGAGTGTTGATATCCGTGTTGTTCACACCGGCTGCCAATACTTGAACAAGTACTTCATAGGATTTAGGTGTTGGGACGACGATATCTTCTCTGTAACGCAACATATCCGGGCCACCATGGCCAATGAGTTCTACCCCTTTCATGATCTTAGGAATATTCATGATTCACTCTCCTTAATTTGTGCCCCTCATACCTTCGCATTATGCCGTGTCAGCATCAATCTTTTTTACAAACGAATGTAGGGAACTAGAAAGCCACGACCACACGTTTTTTCTGCAAACTCAGACCACCGATAGAGCTTGAGCTCAGGATTTGAAATGCCATGCGAATATGCACACCCAGCGCTGTTTATTTAATATCGTATTGAACCTTAACTTTACAGTGTAAATTCAAAATAAGGGCGCACAAGATAACCAAGCAAGTAGCGAACCCTTACGCTTCATTGCTTGGTTTAACGAAATGCTTGGCTAAAAGAATTAATTTGAGGTTGGAAAACGATGAGCGTCATCAAAGCGATAAACAGCAGTAACCTGTTTACCTTGTTTGGAATACTCTAATGATTCACAGAGTTCAGTGGCGAGAACAATACCTCTGCCATACGTAGTGGCGTCGGATTTGGTCTTTGGATAATTTCGATAATCAAAACCAACCCCGTTATGCTCGACAATCATCGTTAGGCTATGGTCGCTAGGTTGATAATTTATCTTTAGTGTAATCCACGCATCTGTATTCAACTCAACTAAGAGTTCTTCACGACGCTTGTAGTACAAAAAGAATCCCTCAGGTTGCTCTTTGATCTTGCTATCCATTTCTAACAAACCATGATCAATCGCGTTCGTCAGCAATTCAGATAATACCGAACAAATGAGATCGAGGTGAGGTCCGCCTAATACAATACCGGAAAGATAAGCCCGCACGTTATTCATTAACGGCGTAGACTTGATGACATTGGAATCGAAGCTAAGACAAGATTCGACAGGTATAGCTGTCAATTTTTGCTCCCCACCAAGATCACACAACCCTTTCTTACTTGAGATTGGAATTCCATCGAGATTATCGACAAATCGTCATCAACGTTCTTATTGGCAAATTCCCGCACCGATTGATACAAACCAGGAATGGAAAATCGTCCAGATTGCAGAGCTTGCTCCAAACGCTCTGGACCGAAATGCTCGCCTTGTTGATTCGCCGCTTCTATCACACCATCGGTATAGGCAATTAGCCTTTGCTGCGGGGCAAGTTTTAAATGGACTAGATTCGATTCAAACTGTTTGCTCGAAAGCACGCCCAATGGCATATGTCTCGATTCCAGTTTTCTTGCGATACTTCCATCTGGATTGAGAATATACGCATCGGGCAATCCGCCCCCCCACCACGACACTTCAAACCCGCTTGCTCGAATCTCAAAGATACTTGCTGCGAGCATCATGCCGGTTGGTAAAAATCGATGCAGTACCTCATTCATCTCGCTTGCTATCTCACCGAGCGATAATCCTTTTGAAGCCATCGAAAAGAATGCTCGCGTCGCTGGTATCGCAGATATTGCCGCTGGCAAACCGTGACCCGTTGCGTCTGCTATAAGCACATAGACGCCGCCGTGAGGCCGATTCGCTACAACAATCAAATCCCCATTAAATATGGTTGAGGGCGTAGATATGTAATCAATGCCAAAAACATGGCTCACTTGATCACTCATCTCCTGTTTTAAATTGGAGAATATCGATTCGGCAATCGCGTAGTCATAACGGACTTGTTCATGAAACAGGCTCAGCTCATCACGCTGTGCCATAACTTCGTTATGCATAGTGACAATTCGGTAGTGTGCTTGAACCTTCGCGAGTAATACGCTGCTCTCTACTGGCTTTAATACAAAGTCATCCCCTAGAGCTAGGCAACGTTCAAATGAATCAAAGTCATCAAGTACGGTTAAAAAGATAATCGCTATATGTTGGTCCGGGAATGATGTCCGTATTTGCTGCGCCGTGGTAAATCCATTTTGCTCAGGCATCATTACGTCTAGAAGAACTAAATCCGGTAAGCTTTCCATTTCACGCATTGCATCGACAATACCGACCCCAGTGGCAAATGTATCGATGCGCGAACTGACGTGGTTGAGCATGATACGACAAAGCTCGCGATTAGTGGCTTGATCGTCGACTATCATTATTCGCATTGGAACACCTTACTCAATAGTAAATTTTCTATCGAAACGGGAAATGGTGAGTACCTTCCGTACTTGGGGTAAAGTGTTGGTAAGTCGAATCGCACCATCTTGATGATCAAGGTAGTTTTGCATGTTTATCAAAATCCCTAATCCAGCACTATCAATATAATCGACTTTGCGTAAATCAATCGTAAAACTGTAATCTCTCTTGTCCGAGTAGCAACGTTTAAAGTCGTGGATAAGATTGAATCCGAAAGCGCCATTGACAAATATCGTCACTTGCTTTGAAACTGTGTCGACTTCACTTTTTACAAGCATCCGCCATCCCCCGCTAATAATAAAAGCCACCATTCTAAGCGGCTTATTAATTCGGTTTACACTAACTAAAGTTGCTTACAAGCTATTTAGAAACAATCATCGATATTCGACTGAAGTTGCCATGCTACGGATGAGAGGCAAATAAGTGAAAACCTAACCAACATCTATTTTGTTCTTGTTTTGAGTTTAGGAAGAAATACCTATTAAGCAAATGTTCAATAGCGGATGGTAGATGGTAGATGGTAGATAAATTTTTCTGCACGCAAAATGCAGGGTCTAGTTATTTGTTAGGTTTACAGTGTAAATCGATACATTGATAGATTTACACTGTAAATGAACTTCGGCTAAATACTCATACTATGGTTTTACACTGTAAATCATGCTTTGCACGCTGAAGGCAGAGATTCAAGTTGCTGACGAAGTTGCGCCTCGACTTGTTTACGTCCCGGCAAAGAAAGTTCTTCAGCGCACTGTTGCCAATCCCAAAGTTGCAATACTCGGCGAATCAATAGCGTTTTGTTTTTATCAATATGGCTGGTTAACACGGCGGCTTCAATCAGCGGAGCAATATTCTCGAAACTGCTTCCCCCGTTAGCGTACGCATTTAGACGGGTCCGTTGTAAACAACTAAGGGATGCTTTAACTTTTGGCAACGCAGCAAGCAAGTCAACAATCAAATTTGCGTCGAGCTCAACAAAACACTCTTTAAGTTGATAGGTAAAATCTTGTGCCATAGAAATGACGGCTTCTTCTATCCAAGCCTGCTCCCCTTTCACCATGATTAACGAATGGGTGCCACTCGACTGATCACGAGAAGTACCGAGGCGGAGGGGACGGAAACCATTTGCCAACCAAAAGTGAAGTAATTCGCCTGTTACGCCAAAACTTGTCGACAGATAATCGTAACGACTAAGCACAGACAACTCACTCAAGATTCGACTACCAATCCCTTGATTTTGTAATTGTGGGTGCACAGCAATACGCATGACACGTAAACTGGATGCCATTCCTGGTTGAGAGTCAGCTAAAATAGAACAAAGCGACGACGCAACTAAGTGTCCTTTAGGTCGACGTCTTCCCAGCATAATATCTTCACTTAATGACTGTTCGAAACCACCCTCTTCTACTGCCACAATACAAGCAATACACTGTTCTTCGAAAAATGACGCAAATAGCTTCACACTTGAATCACTGAGCAGCAGCATCAAATCGTTAGGCGTTGTTTGATAATGAGCATTCACGAGTAACGCAAAACACTGCGCCAACAATTGAGGCTGAGTAAACAAGCTTTCTTTGTCGATTTCCGCTAAAGGAGCAAACGCGGTTGGAAGAACCTCAAACGGTTGTAATTCATAATCCAACAAAAATGTCTTAAATTGCCACTGCTCCAACGGATCGTTATCTGCCCAACGAATTGGCGATGTGATGTGTTCAAAACGGCTATTAGGACGATGTTGATTAAGCCACGATTGAAACTTCAAGGTAAATCCACGTCCACATCCTTCATAACCGTGGACCGTCGTAGCAAAAACAGCGCGATGAAAGCGTTCAACCATATTAATCAGCATGGGTAATGGAATCGCAGCAGCTTCATCGACCAACAACAAATCGCACTCCGGTTTTTGTCGCAACAATTCATCTGGTGCGACAAACTCAATGCTCGATTGCTGCCAAATGAGCCCAGTTCGGTTTTTCGTAGCTTGTGGTAACAAACGTTTCGCGTGTTCAAATAACGGGGCTATGTTGTGAATGGTTGGTGCAGTGACCACAATAAGTATGTTACGCGACGCCATTAATTGAGCGGCCGCGATACCGAGAGCACTGGTTTTGCCTCTTCCTCGGTCGGCAGTTAAAACTAAAGGTCGACGACGATGCCCTGTCACGACTTTATGCACCAATTCGATCGCTTGCGCTTGTTGCGAATAAGGGTCTTCGTGCGCAACTTGAACATCAAACGATGTCGATGATGGTATCTTTGCATGTTGCTCCAACACCACCAACTCTGTG from Vibrio taketomensis encodes:
- a CDS encoding alcohol dehydrogenase family protein translates to MNIPKIMKGVELIGHGGPDMLRYREDIVVPTPKSYEVLVQVLAAGVNNTDINTRTAWYSKGNNDSEDASWSGKALELPLIQGADVCGIIVAVGEQVNPKRIGERVLIEPSLQFVNGEPLENPWYFGSECNGGFAQFTLVSEQHAYPIQTSLTATELATFPCSYSTAENMLTRANVTDKDTVLVTGASGGVGSAAVQLAKARGAKVIAQTSESKMELLRSIGADEVVERSADLGHQLGKNSVDVVIDLVAGPQWPILLEVLKPKGRYAVSGAIGGAMVELDVRTLYLKDLSLFGCTVLEPQVFANLVKRIEQGAIKPLVAEVFPLQQINQAQHAFEQKSHVGKIVLEIPQ
- a CDS encoding STAS domain-containing protein — its product is MLVKSEVDTVSKQVTIFVNGAFGFNLIHDFKRCYSDKRDYSFTIDLRKVDYIDSAGLGILINMQNYLDHQDGAIRLTNTLPQVRKVLTISRFDRKFTIE
- a CDS encoding tRNA(Met) cytidine acetyltransferase TmcA; its protein translation is MQDYKHYLNQLLSLAKANRHRFGVCLQGDNQWQTEFCSLAASTIEGSSFQLGGEELPFVTQFCPMGKGQKLLGHECQLLIIDLSAGFDANSITSVLGTLCGGGLAVFTHSEKLGGDFGAQWLLRALTELVVLEQHAKIPSSTSFDVQVAHEDPYSQQAQAIELVHKVVTGHRRRPLVLTADRGRGKTSALGIAAAQLMASRNILIVVTAPTIHNIAPLFEHAKRLLPQATKNRTGLIWQQSSIEFVAPDELLRQKPECDLLLVDEAAAIPLPMLINMVERFHRAVFATTVHGYEGCGRGFTLKFQSWLNQHRPNSRFEHITSPIRWADNDPLEQWQFKTFLLDYELQPFEVLPTAFAPLAEIDKESLFTQPQLLAQCFALLVNAHYQTTPNDLMLLLSDSSVKLFASFFEEQCIACIVAVEEGGFEQSLSEDIMLGRRRPKGHLVASSLCSILADSQPGMASSLRVMRIAVHPQLQNQGIGSRILSELSVLSRYDYLSTSFGVTGELLHFWLANGFRPLRLGTSRDQSSGTHSLIMVKGEQAWIEEAVISMAQDFTYQLKECFVELDANLIVDLLAALPKVKASLSCLQRTRLNAYANGGSSFENIAPLIEAAVLTSHIDKNKTLLIRRVLQLWDWQQCAEELSLPGRKQVEAQLRQQLESLPSACKA